A stretch of Chitinophaga caeni DNA encodes these proteins:
- a CDS encoding M90 family metallopeptidase produces the protein MKILIGLALIIIVIIVLSKRRRKEKAKANVPGSLPQLLQEHVAYYQKLSQEDQQTFVAKAKDFLERTHIEGIGIEVEDIDKTLIAASAVIPIFGFKEWKYYNLTNVIIYPDTFDETYQYEGDRRNILGMVGSGHMNGQMILSRRALRDGFSDSADKQNTAIHEFVHLLDKSDGAVDGIPQNLLEHSYTLPWIQLVHKEIARIEHGKSDINPYAAMNTGEFLAVASEYFFEKPSELAKKHPQLYEILSKVFNQDLAKEP, from the coding sequence ATGAAAATATTGATTGGCCTTGCTCTAATTATTATAGTCATCATAGTTCTTTCTAAAAGAAGACGAAAGGAAAAAGCGAAGGCGAATGTGCCGGGTAGCTTACCGCAATTATTACAAGAACATGTTGCTTATTATCAAAAATTGAGTCAAGAAGATCAACAAACGTTCGTAGCGAAAGCAAAAGATTTTTTAGAACGCACCCATATTGAAGGTATCGGTATAGAAGTGGAAGATATTGACAAGACCTTGATAGCAGCGAGCGCCGTAATCCCCATTTTCGGCTTTAAAGAATGGAAATATTATAACCTTACGAATGTTATAATATATCCGGATACATTCGATGAAACTTACCAGTACGAAGGTGATAGGCGTAATATCCTCGGCATGGTAGGCAGCGGGCATATGAATGGTCAAATGATCCTTTCAAGGAGAGCTTTACGCGATGGTTTTTCCGATTCTGCCGACAAGCAGAATACGGCCATCCACGAATTTGTTCATTTGCTGGATAAATCTGACGGCGCCGTAGATGGCATCCCCCAGAATTTATTAGAACATAGTTATACTTTACCTTGGATTCAATTGGTCCATAAGGAGATCGCGAGGATAGAACATGGTAAATCCGATATCAACCCTTATGCAGCTATGAATACCGGGGAGTTTTTAGCGGTAGCCTCCGAATACTTTTTCGAGAAACCGTCGGAACTAGCCAAAAAACACCCGCAACTTTATGAAATATTGAGCAAGGTATTCAACCAGGACTTGGCAAAAGAGCCATAG
- a CDS encoding sensor histidine kinase produces the protein MNTTWKKIFPLIYGLWIYTCLRLVNDVISDTKFWLRPWHVTVIELVCVIITSYIIIYVIDQFAIKQRAKIIKKESKPLREFVQISLVIQLIITFTAIPLAAFTDNGLQWYDAVNIYLIPWMFSLLYYAISRGNFMIQYNYEQQLKLEKISNRQLQAELRFLRAQYHPHFLFNALNTVYFQMDENVDKAKYTIEQLSQLLRYQLYDQQNKVPIERELQHILSYIELQKQRMNEHLVLEVAFDQDLKQQEIYPLLLLPLVENAFKYVGGEYWIKIAARFQDGKLLFEVSNAVPGSIPINLKGGIGLENLKRSLSIQYPGAHSFNIIAKEDYFTASLIIDL, from the coding sequence ATGAACACTACATGGAAGAAAATATTTCCATTGATATACGGCTTATGGATTTACACTTGCTTAAGGTTGGTAAATGATGTCATCTCGGACACCAAGTTTTGGTTAAGACCCTGGCATGTAACGGTCATAGAACTAGTTTGTGTAATCATTACTAGCTACATCATTATTTATGTAATAGACCAGTTCGCTATTAAGCAACGCGCAAAGATCATCAAGAAAGAGTCCAAGCCCTTGCGTGAATTCGTACAGATCAGCCTGGTTATCCAGCTCATCATTACCTTTACAGCGATACCCTTGGCAGCTTTTACTGATAACGGTTTGCAGTGGTATGATGCCGTAAATATTTACCTCATCCCCTGGATGTTTAGCCTATTATATTATGCCATATCGCGGGGTAACTTCATGATACAATATAATTACGAACAGCAATTGAAACTAGAAAAAATCAGCAACCGGCAATTACAAGCTGAACTGAGATTTCTCAGGGCTCAGTACCACCCTCATTTCCTTTTCAATGCTTTGAATACCGTCTACTTTCAAATGGATGAAAATGTCGATAAAGCTAAATATACCATCGAGCAACTTTCACAATTGCTGCGATACCAGTTATACGATCAGCAAAACAAGGTGCCTATTGAAAGGGAGCTTCAACATATCCTGTCTTACATAGAACTACAAAAACAGCGGATGAATGAGCACCTGGTCCTGGAAGTAGCATTTGATCAAGATTTAAAGCAGCAGGAGATTTACCCCTTGCTTTTATTGCCACTGGTAGAAAATGCCTTTAAATATGTTGGCGGAGAATACTGGATAAAAATTGCCGCACGGTTCCAGGATGGGAAATTGCTATTCGAAGTTTCCAATGCCGTACCGGGGTCAATTCCCATAAACCTGAAAGGTGGCATCGGGCTGGAAAATTTAAAAAGGAGCCTAAGTATACAATATCCGGGTGCCCATTCATTTAATATCATCGCTAAAGAAGATTATTTTACAGCTAGCCTAATTATTGATCTATGA
- a CDS encoding DinB family protein, with protein sequence MKPDVFTTILVRDLNKLKAELNAYFNESSIWQVLPGTTNSAGNLALHLVGNLNHYIGHVLGKSGYQRQRDKEFSLKDVPRKEIILAIDYTADLVKRVMDELSEADLEQPFPEKYGDEIVLTGYFLVHLCSHAAYHIGQVNYHRRLLHYIPA encoded by the coding sequence ATGAAACCGGATGTATTCACAACCATTTTAGTTAGGGATTTAAACAAGTTAAAGGCTGAATTAAACGCCTATTTCAATGAAAGTAGTATTTGGCAAGTATTGCCGGGAACTACTAACAGCGCTGGAAACTTGGCCTTACATTTAGTCGGTAACCTGAATCATTATATCGGGCATGTGCTGGGAAAGTCGGGTTATCAAAGGCAAAGGGATAAAGAATTTAGCCTCAAGGATGTACCCCGAAAAGAAATTATTTTAGCGATAGATTATACGGCAGACCTGGTTAAAAGGGTTATGGACGAGTTAAGTGAAGCTGATTTAGAGCAACCTTTTCCCGAAAAATATGGAGATGAAATAGTACTGACAGGATATTTCTTGGTGCATCTATGTAGCCATGCCGCATACCATATCGGGCAGGTGAATTATCACCGGAGGCTATTGCATTACATCCCCGCGTAG
- a CDS encoding cytochrome ubiquinol oxidase subunit I produces MSVEILSRIQFAFTVAFHYIYPPLSIGLGVCLVIMEGMYLKTGNKMYEHITRFWIKIFALIFGIGVATGIVMEFEFGTNWATYSEYVGDIFGSALAAEGIFAFALESGFLGILLFGWNRVSKGVHFFSTIMVALGSIFSALWIVVANSWQQTPAGYRIEGEGMKARAVITDFWEMFFNPSSMDRFSHVIIGSFLAGSFLVMSIGAWYILKNRHLSSAKAMFKIGLVVASISGLLQLFTGHRSAEYVSEYQPAKLAAMEGHFESNTPADMYLLGWVHTKDQKVSGVKVPGGLSFLVHGNFKAPVKALNDFPPEDQPKAVNFVFQLYHLMVAIGISIILLTLYSLYLWRRGKLFEKKWLMRVFVLAVLLPQIANQAGWYAAEVGRQPWVVYNLLRTSDALSKTVTANQVIFSLVLFTFVYIVLFILFLYLLNNKIKHGPDVNENEEEASDAYSKRNVGAIQS; encoded by the coding sequence ATGTCAGTTGAAATCTTATCGAGGATCCAATTCGCTTTCACAGTAGCCTTCCACTACATCTATCCGCCGTTGAGTATAGGGCTGGGTGTTTGCCTCGTCATTATGGAGGGGATGTATCTTAAAACGGGGAATAAGATGTATGAACATATCACCCGCTTCTGGATCAAGATATTCGCCTTGATTTTCGGGATCGGCGTGGCAACCGGCATCGTGATGGAGTTTGAATTTGGAACTAACTGGGCAACCTACTCGGAATACGTGGGCGATATTTTCGGGAGCGCCCTCGCCGCTGAAGGCATCTTTGCTTTCGCCTTGGAGTCCGGTTTCTTGGGAATCCTTCTATTCGGCTGGAACCGGGTTAGCAAAGGGGTACACTTTTTCTCAACGATCATGGTGGCACTGGGCTCAATCTTCTCCGCACTTTGGATAGTAGTGGCCAATTCTTGGCAACAAACCCCTGCCGGTTACCGGATCGAGGGGGAAGGCATGAAAGCCAGGGCTGTTATTACCGACTTTTGGGAGATGTTCTTCAACCCTTCTTCCATGGATCGTTTTTCGCATGTTATAATAGGTTCGTTCCTCGCGGGGTCCTTCTTGGTCATGAGCATTGGCGCTTGGTATATTCTTAAAAACCGGCACCTCTCTTCCGCCAAGGCAATGTTCAAAATTGGTTTGGTGGTGGCGAGCATCTCGGGTTTATTGCAATTGTTTACCGGCCACCGGTCCGCGGAATATGTCAGCGAATATCAACCTGCCAAACTAGCGGCGATGGAGGGGCATTTCGAATCCAACACCCCGGCTGATATGTATTTATTAGGCTGGGTGCATACGAAAGATCAGAAAGTAAGCGGGGTGAAAGTACCCGGGGGACTCTCCTTCCTCGTGCATGGCAATTTCAAAGCCCCGGTGAAGGCCTTGAATGATTTTCCGCCGGAAGACCAACCGAAAGCAGTCAATTTTGTATTCCAATTATATCACTTAATGGTGGCCATTGGCATTTCCATCATATTATTAACCTTATATTCCCTGTATTTGTGGCGCAGGGGAAAACTTTTTGAAAAGAAATGGTTGATGCGGGTTTTCGTATTAGCAGTACTGCTACCGCAAATCGCCAACCAAGCCGGATGGTATGCTGCCGAAGTGGGGCGGCAGCCATGGGTAGTGTACAACTTGTTACGCACTTCCGATGCGCTGTCGAAAACGGTTACCGCCAACCAGGTCATATTTTCCTTGGTACTTTTCACATTTGTTTATATCGTATTGTTCATATTATTCCTGTATTTACTAAATAATAAAATCAAACATGGCCCCGATGTGAACGAGAACGAGGAAGAAGCCAGCGATGCTTATTCCAAGCGGAACGTGGGCGCTATTCAATCATAA
- a CDS encoding GyrI-like domain-containing protein has product MDIKSLTQKIDLTKLYKSYYSATTQPRLEMLEAGQFICLEGQGAPGSPLFYNSIQTLFAVAYGVKSIYKKLLEDFVVPKLEGLWWVEDGKDALSVSREQWYWKLMIRMPAYVTAGDIEHVKAVIFHKKKLVLAPRVSLENGNGGLVVQCLHVGSYENETITLEAMKLYMEKMGVVQSGLHHEIYLSDATKVPTHKWKTILRLPVKQFGI; this is encoded by the coding sequence ATGGATATAAAATCATTGACACAAAAAATTGATCTAACAAAATTATACAAATCATATTATTCTGCTACCACCCAGCCGAGGTTAGAAATGTTGGAGGCCGGGCAATTTATTTGCCTGGAGGGTCAGGGTGCACCGGGAAGCCCCCTGTTTTATAATAGCATTCAAACTTTATTTGCAGTGGCTTACGGTGTGAAATCGATATATAAGAAGTTATTGGAAGACTTCGTTGTTCCCAAGTTAGAAGGCCTTTGGTGGGTGGAAGATGGAAAAGACGCCCTATCGGTTTCACGCGAACAGTGGTATTGGAAATTGATGATACGGATGCCCGCTTATGTTACTGCCGGGGATATTGAACATGTGAAAGCGGTCATTTTCCACAAGAAGAAATTAGTATTGGCACCCCGGGTAAGTTTAGAAAACGGGAACGGGGGCCTTGTTGTACAATGCCTACATGTAGGATCTTACGAGAATGAAACCATTACGCTAGAGGCCATGAAGTTATACATGGAAAAGATGGGCGTTGTGCAAAGTGGCTTGCATCACGAGATCTACCTTTCGGATGCTACCAAGGTGCCCACGCACAAATGGAAAACGATACTACGGTTGCCGGTAAAACAATTTGGAATATAA
- a CDS encoding ATP-binding response regulator yields the protein MISEKFYRVKRIGITPEVHESDVQHIMIVNSFSFIIAILCFFYGLGLSLISGVWIIQYSALIFVAGFFTPLLLNKLHYYTAAKVFLPVNICCLVLYYGQLFGEITEVHLLCFFLIGVPLLIFNKKEALSKFICMLLPILSLVLLEINNHYLVFEPYPFPADVANIFRWLIMAVILLLNCVIISFYQSNINTLINTLGIRNTALTRSRDEIELQKLQLKDAYHQLEEYNYNLEDQVAARTEEINIERAILQSTFADLKISYDKLSNTESNLMRQVFEIERTKSNLQVAKNQAEASNRAKTQFLHEISHEIRNPLNAIIGITDLILNHEAEEHISPYARNLIENISTSGKTLLGIVNGVLDMAKIESGKRIEVVEEKFDCHQWIESVLNVAMSLAESKGVKLEYSIGRMLPRYLSADKKLLTQVLNNLVGNAVKFTPRGKSVYITADLSSTLEWFIKIEDEGPGIPEDKLEAIFDPFEQADATVSREYGGTGLGLSISLELMTVMGGAIAVSSKLGEGSTFKISMPCVTTVDIEELFTASVPVEVVQEGMPRGKRILLMEDNKVNQMLIKRYCESMGLLIEMAGDGEEGILMALERKPDLILMDLHMPKLNGLETMLRLRAMPNMCKIPIIAISADAFKDQQAAALEQGFNDYLVKPVEYNMLYLLMLKYLSMAVPAKAGKDAQMVIDHEDSSDA from the coding sequence ATGATTAGTGAAAAGTTTTACCGCGTAAAAAGAATTGGCATTACGCCCGAAGTACATGAGTCGGACGTACAGCATATAATGATCGTGAATTCATTCAGTTTCATTATTGCCATACTATGCTTTTTCTACGGCTTGGGGCTTTCGTTAATTTCAGGTGTATGGATCATCCAGTATTCCGCGTTAATATTTGTGGCCGGTTTCTTTACCCCGCTTTTATTGAATAAACTACATTATTATACGGCGGCAAAGGTCTTTTTACCGGTAAATATCTGTTGCCTGGTACTCTATTACGGCCAGTTATTCGGTGAAATAACAGAAGTACACTTGCTTTGTTTTTTCTTGATCGGCGTACCATTATTGATTTTTAATAAGAAGGAGGCATTATCCAAGTTTATTTGCATGTTGCTACCTATATTATCCTTGGTGCTGCTTGAAATCAACAATCACTACCTGGTTTTTGAACCTTACCCCTTCCCCGCGGATGTGGCTAACATTTTCCGGTGGCTGATTATGGCCGTGATACTATTATTAAATTGCGTAATTATCAGCTTTTATCAATCTAATATTAATACACTTATAAATACCCTTGGTATCAGGAATACCGCGTTAACGAGGAGTAGGGACGAGATCGAGCTGCAAAAACTTCAATTGAAAGATGCTTACCACCAGTTGGAAGAATATAATTACAACCTGGAGGACCAAGTGGCAGCGAGAACGGAAGAGATCAATATCGAAAGAGCCATATTACAAAGCACTTTTGCCGATCTGAAAATAAGCTACGATAAGCTCTCCAACACGGAATCGAACCTGATGCGGCAAGTATTCGAGATAGAACGCACCAAATCGAATTTACAGGTTGCCAAGAACCAGGCGGAAGCTTCCAATAGGGCTAAGACACAGTTCCTGCATGAAATTAGCCATGAAATCAGGAACCCGCTGAACGCGATAATTGGTATTACCGATTTGATCCTAAACCACGAAGCTGAAGAACATATTTCTCCATACGCCCGTAACCTGATCGAAAATATCAGCACCAGTGGCAAAACTTTGCTGGGGATAGTAAACGGTGTCCTTGACATGGCCAAGATCGAATCCGGTAAAAGAATTGAAGTTGTTGAAGAGAAGTTCGATTGCCACCAATGGATTGAATCGGTTTTAAATGTTGCCATGAGCTTGGCAGAATCTAAAGGTGTAAAGCTGGAATATTCAATCGGCAGGATGCTGCCACGGTACCTTTCGGCTGATAAAAAGCTGCTCACGCAGGTATTAAATAACCTTGTTGGAAATGCCGTGAAATTTACCCCTCGCGGTAAATCGGTCTACATCACGGCTGATCTCAGCTCAACCTTGGAATGGTTTATCAAGATTGAAGACGAGGGCCCCGGTATACCGGAAGATAAGCTGGAGGCTATCTTCGACCCTTTCGAACAGGCTGATGCAACGGTTTCGAGGGAATACGGCGGCACCGGGTTGGGTTTATCCATTTCATTAGAGTTAATGACGGTAATGGGCGGCGCTATCGCCGTTTCTTCCAAACTGGGCGAAGGTTCCACGTTTAAGATTTCGATGCCTTGTGTTACCACGGTGGATATCGAAGAGCTATTTACAGCAAGCGTGCCCGTTGAAGTGGTGCAAGAAGGGATGCCGAGGGGAAAAAGGATTTTGCTGATGGAAGATAACAAGGTGAATCAAATGCTTATAAAGCGGTATTGCGAGAGTATGGGCCTTTTAATCGAAATGGCCGGAGATGGCGAAGAAGGCATATTGATGGCCCTGGAAAGGAAGCCCGATTTAATCCTGATGGACTTACACATGCCGAAATTAAACGGTTTAGAGACCATGTTGCGGTTGCGGGCGATGCCCAATATGTGTAAAATTCCCATTATCGCAATTTCTGCGGATGCCTTTAAGGATCAGCAAGCAGCGGCATTAGAACAGGGTTTTAATGATTACCTGGTAAAACCCGTCGAATATAATATGCTCTACTTGCTGATGTTGAAGTATTTGTCTATGGCCGTGCCGGCAAAAGCGGGAAAAGATGCCCAAATGGTCATCGATCATGAAGATTCTTCGGATGCCTAA
- a CDS encoding LytR/AlgR family response regulator transcription factor: MRLKCVITDDEPVARKGLAGYIEKIDYLELVGTCGDAISLNNFLREQSVDLIFLDIEMPYMSGISLLKGLQNPPMVIFTTAFEQYAIDGFELAAVDYLLKPVSFERFLKAANRAYEVFKKDHHPKTIEQGFIFVKAGDKWVKLNWSEVIYLEAKENYTSVVTETGKFMILSTLKSFLEAAPEGTLLQTHKSFLVNTSKITGLQLQILELGTFEVPVSRSMKDQVQQFIMQHHILKK; the protein is encoded by the coding sequence ATGAGATTAAAATGCGTGATAACAGATGATGAACCTGTTGCGAGGAAAGGCCTGGCAGGGTATATTGAAAAAATTGACTACTTGGAATTAGTCGGTACATGCGGGGATGCTATCAGCCTGAACAATTTCTTAAGGGAGCAATCCGTAGATCTTATTTTCCTTGACATCGAGATGCCATACATGTCCGGCATTTCTTTATTGAAAGGTTTGCAGAACCCTCCCATGGTAATCTTTACCACGGCTTTCGAACAATATGCCATCGATGGGTTTGAACTGGCAGCCGTAGATTATTTGCTGAAACCCGTTTCCTTTGAACGCTTTCTGAAAGCTGCCAACAGGGCGTACGAGGTATTTAAAAAAGATCATCATCCCAAGACTATCGAACAAGGCTTTATTTTTGTGAAGGCCGGGGATAAATGGGTAAAACTCAATTGGAGTGAAGTCATTTATCTTGAAGCCAAAGAAAATTATACTTCCGTAGTTACAGAAACCGGGAAATTTATGATCCTCTCTACATTGAAATCCTTCCTAGAAGCTGCACCGGAAGGCACTTTATTACAAACACATAAATCTTTCCTGGTCAATACATCTAAAATCACGGGGTTACAACTCCAAATCCTGGAATTAGGTACATTTGAAGTGCCGGTCTCCCGCAGCATGAAAGACCAGGTACAACAATTTATCATGCAACATCACATACTGAAAAAATAG
- a CDS encoding DUF695 domain-containing protein, giving the protein MLRRIFLFVLLICSISTFAQEKVDSSKGKDIWDTYVAEYTKGLGSVMYNQSLKKIAPISSMPYMLMVGVNCKTNDGRDLPTPEEIDQLYAMSDTITTVIKRQVKLFKLAGSRTYHNQRYDYYYVSDTAKLQDKIAEAFHEKFHYYKFHIKFKNDPGWNGYLNFLYPSATILEFKQNNEIIARLRSAGDHLDIPRNVMHFLRFKEVVDREKFEELVKEQGFDVKVKLFDQKNLVMPFRICISREDPVSANFINPVTVMLRKLAARCNGEYEFWQSPVVN; this is encoded by the coding sequence ATGTTGAGAAGGATATTTTTATTTGTATTATTGATTTGTAGCATATCTACATTTGCCCAGGAGAAGGTTGATAGCTCGAAAGGCAAGGATATTTGGGATACCTATGTTGCGGAATATACGAAAGGACTGGGTTCCGTAATGTATAATCAAAGTTTAAAGAAAATAGCGCCCATATCATCCATGCCGTACATGTTAATGGTAGGGGTGAACTGTAAAACAAATGACGGAAGGGATCTGCCGACCCCGGAAGAAATCGATCAGCTCTACGCCATGAGCGATACGATCACCACCGTGATCAAGAGGCAGGTGAAGTTGTTTAAATTGGCCGGTAGCAGAACTTACCATAACCAGCGTTACGATTATTATTATGTAAGCGATACAGCTAAATTACAAGATAAGATAGCAGAAGCTTTCCATGAAAAGTTCCATTATTACAAGTTCCATATCAAGTTTAAAAATGATCCTGGATGGAACGGGTATCTGAATTTCTTATATCCAAGCGCTACTATATTGGAGTTCAAGCAGAATAATGAAATCATCGCGCGATTGAGAAGCGCCGGTGATCATCTGGATATACCAAGAAATGTAATGCACTTCCTACGGTTTAAAGAAGTAGTAGACAGGGAGAAATTCGAAGAACTGGTAAAGGAACAGGGCTTCGATGTGAAAGTGAAACTTTTTGATCAGAAGAACCTGGTCATGCCATTCCGCATATGCATCAGCCGGGAAGACCCGGTATCGGCAAATTTCATCAACCCGGTTACGGTTATGTTAAGAAAGCTGGCCGCCCGCTGCAATGGGGAATACGAGTTCTGGCAATCCCCTGTTGTCAATTAA
- the cydB gene encoding cytochrome d ubiquinol oxidase subunit II: METLLGMDLPTWWFLVIGALITGYGVLDGFDLGAGALHLFFNKEESRRTALNAIGPVWDGNEVWLVIAGGALFAGFPLVYGVIFSTFYIPFMLFLVALIFRAISIEFRSKEPMAWWRKMWDISYTVSSTLITLLLGLVLGNLINGLPFNEKHEFTGNLLTFFNPYAILIAFTTLALFMLHGAIYLAMKTEQRLYAKLTILVNNCSKFFILCFILTSMATLIYIPHMTAEFKNNPFLFALPLIAVLAVLNIKRNIDSRKYFTAFIFSSITTAVLLILFAIGLYPNIIISSIDPAYNISIYQAASTAKSLKIMLLIAAIGTPLVLAYTVFVFWTFRGKVKLNEMSY; this comes from the coding sequence ATGGAAACATTACTAGGCATGGATCTGCCCACCTGGTGGTTCTTGGTCATCGGCGCTTTGATTACCGGTTACGGTGTATTGGATGGTTTCGACCTGGGAGCCGGCGCCTTGCACCTATTTTTTAACAAGGAAGAAAGCAGGCGCACCGCGCTGAATGCGATCGGGCCGGTATGGGATGGCAACGAAGTTTGGTTAGTTATCGCGGGTGGCGCCCTATTCGCCGGGTTTCCATTGGTGTACGGTGTAATATTCAGCACCTTTTACATTCCATTCATGTTATTCCTGGTAGCACTAATTTTCAGGGCTATCTCCATCGAGTTTAGAAGTAAAGAACCGATGGCTTGGTGGCGCAAGATGTGGGACATCAGTTATACCGTTTCCAGCACCTTGATTACGCTCCTATTGGGACTGGTGTTAGGAAACCTAATCAATGGTTTACCATTCAACGAAAAACATGAATTCACGGGTAATTTGCTTACATTTTTCAACCCCTACGCCATTTTGATCGCTTTTACTACGTTGGCACTGTTCATGTTACATGGCGCCATTTACCTGGCCATGAAAACAGAACAAAGGTTATATGCCAAATTGACTATCCTCGTGAACAACTGTAGTAAATTCTTCATCCTTTGCTTCATCCTAACCTCGATGGCTACACTAATTTATATTCCCCATATGACGGCGGAATTTAAAAATAATCCCTTTTTGTTTGCTTTACCCTTGATTGCCGTTTTGGCCGTTTTGAATATCAAGCGGAATATTGACAGCAGGAAATATTTTACAGCATTTATATTTTCCAGTATCACGACGGCCGTCTTATTGATTTTATTCGCGATAGGTTTATATCCTAACATCATCATTTCTTCCATAGATCCAGCTTATAATATCAGCATATACCAAGCTGCGTCAACCGCGAAATCACTCAAGATCATGTTATTGATAGCCGCCATAGGAACACCGCTGGTACTAGCTTACACGGTTTTCGTGTTCTGGACTTTCAGGGGAAAAGTGAAGCTCAACGAGATGAGTTATTAA
- a CDS encoding helix-turn-helix transcriptional regulator yields the protein MNRIDRLNAILIQLQGKKIVKAAEIAERFNISLRTVYRDVKALQESGVPIGAEAGTGYYIVEGYHLPPVMFSKEEAAALLTGEKLMAQLGDQSNQKQFSIAMQKIRAVLRGTEKDYLESLDENIAVIAGRAIHTNTEFPNKFSSDVQYAIAHGRIVNMVYYSSYNGSQNERNVAPIGVFYLSGCWHMIAYCLLRNDYRDFRLDRIKQLMVSDKTFNRKNYMTFSEYLAKQQQMPESSHLIKLILTPRIARIMRDQRMHYGMVEEIVLPDGNSEFHFLHGSLEYFGRWLLPWGKGATVVFPEELKIVMKRLVSEIHDHYMNS from the coding sequence ATGAATAGGATTGATCGACTCAATGCCATCCTGATACAATTGCAAGGAAAAAAGATCGTGAAAGCCGCCGAAATCGCGGAACGTTTTAATATCAGTTTGAGAACTGTTTACCGGGATGTGAAAGCCTTGCAAGAGTCCGGGGTACCTATCGGTGCGGAAGCCGGCACCGGTTATTATATCGTGGAAGGCTACCACCTGCCGCCGGTGATGTTTAGCAAGGAAGAGGCCGCAGCGCTGCTTACCGGCGAAAAATTGATGGCGCAACTCGGTGATCAATCAAACCAAAAACAGTTTTCAATTGCCATGCAAAAGATTCGGGCCGTTTTGCGCGGGACCGAAAAGGATTACCTCGAATCCCTGGATGAAAATATTGCCGTGATAGCCGGCAGAGCTATTCATACCAATACAGAATTTCCTAATAAATTTTCTTCCGATGTTCAGTATGCCATCGCGCACGGCAGAATCGTAAACATGGTTTACTACTCTTCTTACAATGGTTCTCAAAACGAAAGGAATGTGGCCCCAATAGGGGTGTTTTACCTTTCCGGTTGCTGGCACATGATCGCGTATTGCTTGCTTAGAAATGATTACCGTGACTTTAGGTTAGACCGGATTAAACAACTGATGGTCTCCGATAAAACATTTAACCGGAAAAACTACATGACCTTTAGCGAATACCTGGCAAAACAACAACAAATGCCGGAGTCCTCACATTTGATAAAACTTATTTTAACTCCCCGTATTGCCCGCATTATGCGCGATCAAAGGATGCATTACGGCATGGTTGAGGAGATTGTTTTGCCGGATGGCAATTCCGAATTTCACTTTTTACATGGTTCGCTAGAATATTTCGGTCGCTGGTTGCTGCCATGGGGTAAAGGGGCCACCGTCGTTTTCCCTGAAGAATTAAAGATCGTAATGAAGCGCCTGGTGTCTGAAATACATGATCATTATATGAATAGTTAA